The Nocardioides pantholopis genome window below encodes:
- a CDS encoding ABC transporter ATP-binding protein, with protein sequence MLTVIRNHLRPLRGSLALLGLLQVLSVAASLYLPTLNARLIDDGVAQGDQSTIWRIGGWMLLLSVGQLALAGLAVWTGARIATYFGRDLRERVFTAVMGLGSGQQRRIGQSSLITRCGSDVMQVQMLLLLFCTVLLTAPLTMVGAIVMGVREDPRLSVLMAVAVPVLVLVIGLFAWLAVPGYRRMQGQIDQVNRILREQLAGLRVVRVFRREQHEQQRFDRASDEMIATSKGVGRLYLALGPVVTLLMNLGIVAVIWFGGGRVAAGEIGIGSIAAFITYLLQIMSAVLMTTAIVMQLPRARVSAGRIREVLDAEPTLAEKAGARPATDPARGLEARGATLRHPGAQQPVLRDVTLRLRPGQRTAVVGSTGAGKSTLVQLLARQLDASEGSVLLDGVDIREHRLQDVRRSVGIVPQRAYLFSGTVASNLRYGASDATDDLLWQALGVAQAEDFVRELPGGLEAPIASGGTNLSGGQRQRLCIARALVLRPRFYLFDDSLSALDTRTDANLRRALTDWAGDAAVVFVSQRLSSVAGADQIVVLERGAVVGCGTHEALLRECPTYTEFVESQATQEELV encoded by the coding sequence ATGCTGACTGTGATCCGCAACCACCTGCGGCCCCTGCGGGGCTCCCTGGCCCTGCTCGGGCTCCTGCAGGTCCTCAGCGTCGCCGCGAGCCTCTACCTGCCCACCCTCAACGCGCGCCTCATCGACGACGGGGTGGCCCAGGGCGACCAGTCGACGATCTGGCGCATCGGCGGCTGGATGCTGCTGCTGAGCGTCGGCCAGCTCGCGCTCGCCGGGCTCGCGGTGTGGACCGGAGCCCGGATCGCCACGTACTTCGGCCGCGACCTGCGCGAGCGGGTGTTCACCGCGGTGATGGGTCTGGGCTCCGGGCAGCAGCGTCGCATCGGCCAGTCCTCGCTGATCACCCGCTGCGGCAGCGACGTCATGCAGGTGCAGATGCTCCTGCTGCTGTTCTGCACGGTGCTCCTGACCGCCCCGCTGACGATGGTGGGCGCGATCGTGATGGGGGTGCGCGAGGACCCGCGGCTCTCGGTCCTGATGGCGGTCGCCGTGCCGGTCCTGGTGCTGGTCATCGGCCTCTTCGCGTGGCTGGCGGTGCCGGGCTACCGGCGCATGCAGGGCCAGATCGACCAGGTGAACCGCATCCTGCGCGAGCAGCTCGCCGGGCTGCGGGTCGTCCGGGTCTTCCGCCGCGAGCAGCACGAGCAGCAGCGCTTCGACCGCGCCAGCGACGAGATGATCGCGACGTCCAAGGGCGTCGGTCGCCTGTACCTGGCGCTCGGCCCGGTCGTGACGCTGCTGATGAACCTCGGCATCGTCGCCGTGATCTGGTTCGGTGGCGGCCGGGTGGCTGCCGGAGAGATCGGGATCGGCTCGATCGCGGCGTTCATCACCTACCTGCTCCAGATCATGTCGGCGGTGCTGATGACCACCGCGATCGTGATGCAGCTGCCGCGCGCCCGGGTCTCGGCCGGGCGGATCCGCGAGGTCCTCGACGCCGAGCCGACCCTGGCCGAGAAGGCCGGCGCTCGCCCCGCGACCGACCCCGCCCGTGGCCTGGAGGCCCGGGGCGCGACCCTGCGGCACCCGGGTGCCCAGCAGCCGGTCCTGCGGGACGTGACCCTGCGGCTGCGGCCGGGGCAGCGCACCGCCGTCGTCGGCTCCACCGGCGCCGGCAAGTCGACACTGGTGCAGCTGCTCGCGCGCCAGCTCGACGCGAGCGAGGGCTCGGTCCTCCTCGACGGCGTCGACATCCGCGAGCACCGGCTCCAGGACGTGCGCCGGAGCGTCGGGATCGTGCCGCAGCGCGCGTACCTGTTCTCCGGCACCGTGGCCAGCAACCTGCGCTACGGCGCGAGCGACGCGACCGACGACCTGCTGTGGCAGGCGCTGGGCGTCGCGCAGGCCGAGGACTTCGTCCGCGAGCTGCCCGGCGGGCTGGAGGCGCCGATCGCCTCGGGCGGCACCAACCTCTCCGGCGGCCAGCGCCAGCGCCTGTGCATCGCCCGGGCCCTGGTCCTGCGCCCCCGCTTCTACCTCTTCGACGACTCGCTCTCCGCCCTCGACACCCGCACCGACGCGAACCTGCGCCGCGCCCTGACCGACTGGGCCGGGGACGCCGCTGTCGTGTTCGTGTCCCAGCGCCTCTCGAGCGTCGCCGGCGCCGACCAGATCGTCGTCCTCGAGCGGGGAGCCGTCGTCGGCTGCGGGACCCACGAGGCGCTGCTGCGCGAGTGCCCCACCTACACCGAGTTCGTCGAGTCCCAGGCGACCCAGGAGGAACTGGTATGA